The proteins below are encoded in one region of Methylobacillus flagellatus KT:
- the mtlD gene encoding bifunctional mannitol-1-phosphate dehydrogenase/phosphatase, with protein MIFKERLIHAAIFDMDGTMFDTERLRFTTIKQASAELFGETISDEILLGSLGLSAKKAEELAKSRYGEDYPYAAIRKRADELELAHVRKHGVPVKPGLYEILERLKRNGLLMAVATSSRRAIAEEYLINANVMKYFDITVCGDEVKQGKPHPEIFRTAAKELNCLPEHCLMFEDSENGLRSASGAGGLPILIKDIKEPRPDIKQLAYQAYDSMPDFLADLVRFTPNLPKPKLTDAFPQTINNMRAGIHGFGAMGGGYLAQIFSHWDGYTRPYEIIGASNNAILRSLVNAFGKYDVHYGNLAFHQTIDRIRLIDMADEAAVCEMYAVSEIIGLCLPESAIKQQAAMIAKGLVARYQNGAGPLTILVILNKLSGAAFVRRQVKEAMVRMLDEQRAEQIMAMAYFTETVVNRMVSKIPKEILLKQVRINFASFEKHTQKALGSGEGNVAPMHQEPALLAEPGLGKIVSQLRHASHLNRALDQLGVTLFESGPDMVLYAKKGGKILERLRQVQTVDNIAEIQAIKNRLLNGTHAIIAWYASLLGYQTIGQGMGDERVVMLVKRLVNNEIKPAMLQENPALAEYINTSFVNSFIARCKASFKDPCRRIGRDPLRKLQRKERIMGSIELAARHGIQTPMLEFGAALGILYSLRLITPEDKECQRIKALFEENGAVADVLAFSGDYHGKPYLGLDRQQDAALIERIAEHLRQLTDPTSAHWQWPLSYNYAEELAS; from the coding sequence ATGATTTTCAAGGAAAGACTCATCCATGCTGCCATATTCGATATGGATGGCACCATGTTCGATACCGAACGTCTCCGATTTACCACCATCAAGCAAGCTTCTGCCGAACTTTTCGGCGAAACCATCAGTGATGAGATCCTGCTCGGCTCCTTGGGCCTGAGTGCCAAGAAGGCGGAAGAGCTTGCCAAGAGCCGCTATGGCGAAGACTATCCCTATGCCGCTATTCGCAAGCGCGCGGACGAGCTGGAGCTGGCGCATGTGCGCAAGCATGGCGTGCCGGTCAAACCAGGACTGTATGAGATCCTCGAGCGACTCAAGCGCAATGGCCTGTTGATGGCGGTTGCCACTTCCAGCCGTCGCGCGATTGCGGAGGAGTACCTGATCAACGCCAACGTCATGAAGTATTTCGATATCACGGTCTGCGGCGACGAGGTGAAGCAGGGCAAACCGCACCCGGAGATATTCCGCACCGCGGCCAAGGAGCTGAATTGCCTGCCCGAGCATTGTCTTATGTTCGAGGATTCTGAAAATGGCCTGCGCTCTGCCTCAGGAGCCGGCGGCCTGCCCATTTTGATCAAGGACATCAAGGAGCCCAGGCCCGATATCAAACAATTGGCCTACCAGGCCTACGACAGCATGCCCGATTTCCTGGCCGACCTGGTCAGATTCACACCCAATCTGCCCAAGCCCAAGCTGACAGATGCGTTTCCGCAAACCATCAACAATATGCGTGCGGGCATTCATGGTTTCGGCGCGATGGGCGGCGGTTACCTGGCGCAGATATTCTCGCACTGGGATGGATATACCAGGCCCTATGAAATTATCGGCGCGAGCAACAATGCGATCCTGCGCAGCCTGGTCAATGCATTCGGCAAGTATGACGTTCACTACGGGAACCTGGCCTTCCATCAGACCATAGACCGTATCCGCCTGATCGACATGGCAGACGAGGCAGCGGTGTGCGAGATGTACGCAGTATCGGAGATCATCGGGCTGTGCCTGCCGGAGTCCGCCATCAAGCAGCAGGCGGCGATGATTGCCAAGGGACTGGTTGCACGCTACCAGAACGGCGCCGGGCCCCTGACCATTCTGGTCATACTCAACAAGTTGAGCGGAGCGGCATTTGTCAGGCGGCAGGTGAAGGAGGCCATGGTACGCATGCTTGATGAGCAGCGCGCAGAGCAGATCATGGCGATGGCATACTTTACCGAAACGGTCGTCAACCGCATGGTGTCAAAAATACCGAAAGAAATTCTATTGAAGCAGGTCAGGATTAATTTCGCTAGTTTTGAGAAACATACCCAGAAGGCACTGGGCAGCGGGGAAGGCAACGTGGCGCCCATGCATCAGGAACCCGCCCTCCTGGCCGAGCCGGGGCTGGGCAAGATCGTGAGCCAGTTACGGCATGCCTCGCATCTTAATCGGGCCTTGGACCAGCTTGGAGTGACCTTGTTTGAAAGCGGGCCGGACATGGTGCTGTATGCCAAGAAGGGAGGCAAGATACTCGAACGCCTCCGCCAGGTACAGACCGTGGATAACATTGCCGAGATCCAGGCGATCAAGAACAGGCTGCTGAACGGTACACACGCCATCATCGCATGGTATGCCAGCTTGCTGGGTTACCAGACCATCGGGCAAGGCATGGGGGACGAGCGTGTGGTCATGCTGGTAAAGCGCCTGGTCAATAACGAGATCAAGCCTGCCATGCTGCAGGAAAACCCGGCCCTGGCGGAATATATCAATACCTCGTTCGTCAACAGCTTCATTGCGCGTTGCAAGGCTTCTTTCAAGGACCCATGTCGGCGTATCGGGCGCGATCCCCTACGCAAACTACAGCGCAAGGAGCGTATCATGGGCAGCATTGAGCTGGCTGCCCGCCATGGTATCCAGACGCCTATGCTGGAGTTCGGTGCAGCACTGGGGATTTTGTATTCACTGCGCCTCATCACGCCAGAGGACAAGGAGTGCCAGCGCATCAAGGCCTTGTTCGAGGAGAATGGTGCCGTGGCCGACGTGCTGGCCTTCAGTGGTGACTATCACGGCAAACCCTACCTTGGCCTCGACCGGCAGCAGGATGCGGCATTGATCGAGCGCATTGCAGAGCACTTGCGACAGCTGACCGACCCAACTTCGGCGCATTGGCAATGGCCGCTGAGTTATAACTACGCCGAGGAGCTGGCATCCTGA
- a CDS encoding antibiotic biosynthesis monooxygenase family protein, whose translation MIYEIALLPVHKEYVERFSCAFAEVALLLSRAKGYGGHLLARGVETPELFNLIVRWESLEDHTPGFEASEDHLTFMTGLQKYFSEEPRVYHIEGEGESFDTDDDMSSAVRTGNASASRGLWR comes from the coding sequence ATGATTTATGAAATCGCTTTGCTACCTGTTCACAAGGAATACGTTGAAAGATTCAGTTGTGCATTTGCCGAGGTCGCTCTCTTGCTCAGTCGAGCCAAGGGCTACGGCGGTCACCTGCTCGCACGAGGGGTCGAAACACCTGAGCTATTTAATCTGATCGTACGATGGGAGTCACTTGAAGATCACACCCCGGGCTTCGAAGCAAGTGAAGACCATCTGACATTCATGACAGGCTTGCAGAAATACTTTTCAGAAGAGCCGAGGGTCTATCACATTGAAGGCGAAGGGGAGAGTTTTGATACAGATGATGATATGAGTAGTGCTGTTCGCACCGGGAATGCTAGTGCCTCAAGGGGGTTGTGGCGATAA
- a CDS encoding glycosyltransferase family 4 protein, with translation MNILFIHQNFPGQFRHIAQSLIDEGGHQVLSLCEAHAPGMQGVQRMEYKPARAATQGVHPYLAPVEEHVIRGQSVARALLHLKEKGYRPDIIVAHMGWGEAIYPKDIYPDVPLVTFFEFFYQTTGADAGFDPEYPMTLDDHLRIRTKNITNLLSLHAADIGISPTAWQRSLYPPQYQPKLRLIHEGINTEAARPDPSAWIQLGSGLKLTRKDEVITYVSRNLEPYRGFHVFMRALPEILRRRPKCHVLIVGGDEVSYGRKLPPGETYRAKLLREVPGLDLSRVHFLGKLPYQQYLRVLQISSAHVYLTVPFVLSWSMLEAMSAGCLVIGSRTAPVEEVIEDGKNGLLVDFFSGNELTNAIDRVFASSDQLQAIRETARATIIERYPLSQGISAYRQLFGELI, from the coding sequence ATGAATATCCTTTTCATCCACCAGAACTTCCCTGGGCAATTCCGCCATATTGCCCAATCCCTGATCGATGAAGGCGGACATCAAGTATTGAGCCTATGTGAAGCCCATGCCCCCGGCATGCAAGGCGTACAGCGCATGGAATACAAACCGGCTCGTGCCGCGACTCAAGGCGTTCACCCCTATCTCGCTCCCGTGGAAGAGCATGTGATCCGCGGCCAGAGCGTCGCGCGGGCGCTGCTGCACCTGAAAGAAAAGGGTTACCGGCCCGACATCATCGTCGCCCATATGGGCTGGGGCGAAGCGATCTACCCCAAGGACATCTACCCCGATGTGCCGCTGGTCACATTCTTTGAATTCTTTTACCAAACCACAGGCGCAGATGCCGGCTTCGACCCGGAATATCCCATGACACTGGATGACCACCTGCGCATCCGTACCAAGAACATCACCAACCTGCTCTCTCTGCATGCCGCCGACATCGGCATCAGCCCCACGGCTTGGCAACGCAGCCTGTACCCGCCGCAATACCAGCCCAAGCTGCGGCTGATCCATGAGGGCATCAACACCGAGGCTGCGCGTCCCGACCCTTCAGCCTGGATACAGCTAGGCTCAGGCTTAAAACTCACGCGCAAGGACGAAGTGATCACCTATGTATCGCGCAATCTCGAGCCCTACCGCGGCTTTCATGTCTTCATGCGCGCCTTGCCGGAAATCCTCAGGCGCAGGCCCAAGTGCCATGTCTTGATCGTGGGGGGTGACGAGGTCAGCTATGGCCGCAAGCTGCCGCCAGGCGAGACCTACCGGGCCAAATTGTTGCGGGAAGTGCCTGGCCTGGACCTCAGCCGCGTGCACTTCCTCGGCAAGCTACCCTACCAGCAATACCTGCGCGTGCTGCAGATATCCTCGGCACACGTCTATCTCACCGTGCCTTTCGTGCTGTCCTGGTCGATGCTGGAAGCCATGTCGGCCGGCTGCCTGGTGATAGGCTCGCGCACGGCACCGGTGGAGGAAGTCATTGAAGATGGCAAAAATGGCTTGTTAGTTGATTTTTTCTCAGGCAACGAGCTGACCAATGCCATAGACCGCGTATTTGCCTCATCAGACCAATTGCAAGCCATCCGCGAAACCGCACGCGCTACCATTATTGAACGCTACCCTTTGAGCCAAGGCATCTCGGCCTACCGGCAACTATTCGGCGAATTGATATAA
- a CDS encoding TIGR01244 family sulfur transferase produces the protein MTLTTNTFSDKFSSCPQLTVEQVADAAAAGFKTIINNRPDGEGGAEQPRSEDIRQAAEAHGLRYVHIPVVPGQMTPAQVEELAALLPSLPTPILGFCKLGTRAVNIYQQALARSPQS, from the coding sequence ATGACACTCACGACCAACACCTTCAGCGACAAGTTCAGCAGCTGCCCACAATTGACAGTGGAGCAGGTAGCTGACGCTGCTGCTGCAGGATTCAAAACCATCATCAACAATCGCCCGGATGGAGAGGGCGGCGCCGAGCAGCCCCGTAGCGAGGACATCCGACAGGCTGCGGAAGCCCATGGTTTACGGTATGTCCACATTCCTGTGGTGCCAGGCCAGATGACCCCTGCCCAAGTGGAGGAGCTAGCCGCGCTGCTGCCCAGCCTGCCGACGCCGATCCTGGGGTTCTGCAAGCTTGGGACGCGTGCAGTCAATATCTACCAGCAGGCATTGGCCAGAAGTCCGCAGTCATGA
- a CDS encoding response regulator, with protein MTLKNNNGGDLEKQAQQALIVEDYQAAAETFKELLEMLGFQADYVMSGTDALHAMSTRGYDAVFIDLNLPDTSGLALVKQLRALPMEKTSKFVAVSGFAKNDLGKEACELFDFYLEKPIDIASLEPILQSI; from the coding sequence ATGACACTTAAAAATAATAATGGAGGGGACTTGGAGAAACAGGCGCAACAGGCGTTGATCGTCGAAGATTATCAAGCCGCGGCAGAAACCTTCAAGGAGCTGCTGGAAATGCTCGGTTTTCAGGCCGATTATGTCATGTCCGGTACCGATGCACTGCATGCAATGTCCACAAGGGGCTATGATGCAGTGTTCATCGACTTAAATCTTCCCGACACTTCAGGGCTGGCATTGGTCAAGCAATTGCGCGCATTGCCTATGGAGAAAACATCGAAGTTCGTTGCCGTGAGCGGTTTTGCCAAGAATGACCTCGGAAAGGAAGCTTGCGAGCTATTTGACTTCTATCTGGAAAAACCGATAGATATTGCCTCGCTTGAGCCTATATTGCAGTCCATTTGA
- a CDS encoding YchJ family protein, protein MKHTVPCPCESGDAYEQCCKRWHLGEPAPDAAALMRSRYTAYVLGLTDYLLHTWHPSTRPASLQDEAGSQPLKWLGLKVVQHEATGSNQAIVEFIARYKLNGKAERLHEHSRFVCEHGRWYYVDGDFIGD, encoded by the coding sequence ATGAAGCACACGGTTCCCTGTCCTTGTGAAAGCGGCGACGCCTACGAGCAGTGCTGCAAGCGCTGGCACCTGGGAGAACCCGCGCCAGACGCCGCAGCGCTCATGCGCTCCCGCTACACAGCCTATGTGCTCGGGCTGACGGATTACCTGCTGCATACCTGGCACCCTTCGACGCGCCCTGCCTCGCTGCAGGATGAAGCGGGTAGTCAGCCGCTGAAATGGCTGGGCCTCAAGGTCGTGCAGCATGAGGCAACAGGCAGCAACCAAGCTATCGTCGAATTCATTGCCCGCTACAAGCTGAACGGTAAGGCGGAAAGGTTGCACGAGCACAGCCGCTTTGTGTGCGAACATGGACGCTGGTACTACGTGGACGGCGACTTCATCGGGGACTGA
- a CDS encoding MBL fold metallo-hydrolase has product MIFRQLFDQESSTYTYLLGDESSKEALLIDPVDSGLQLYLTLLDQYGLVLKYSLDTHVHADHITASGLLRQETSTLTGIGSRCNALLADLQLQHGDQLSLGQHIVDVLATPGHTAGSVSYLMNDRVFTGDSLMINGCGRTDFQGGDPGTLYDSITGQLFTLPDETLVYPGHDYKGYRVSAIGQEKAINPRLAGKSREEFIAIMNALDLPKPDMLEVAVPANKRLGIEAYPHG; this is encoded by the coding sequence ATGATATTCAGGCAACTGTTTGATCAGGAATCCTCCACTTATACCTACCTGCTCGGTGATGAATCAAGCAAAGAAGCATTGCTAATCGACCCTGTCGATTCGGGACTCCAGCTTTACCTCACCCTGCTGGATCAATATGGCCTGGTGCTGAAATATTCACTGGATACCCATGTGCATGCTGACCACATCACCGCCAGTGGCTTGTTACGCCAGGAAACCAGCACGCTCACGGGCATTGGCAGCCGCTGCAACGCCTTGCTTGCAGACCTGCAATTACAGCATGGAGACCAGCTCAGCCTGGGCCAACATATCGTCGACGTGCTGGCGACACCCGGCCATACGGCAGGCAGCGTCAGCTACCTGATGAATGACAGGGTGTTCACAGGAGACTCATTAATGATCAATGGCTGCGGACGGACCGATTTCCAGGGCGGAGACCCGGGCACGCTTTATGACAGCATCACCGGCCAGCTCTTTACCTTGCCGGACGAAACGCTGGTCTACCCAGGTCATGATTACAAGGGATACCGCGTCAGCGCCATCGGCCAGGAAAAGGCCATCAACCCGCGGCTGGCAGGAAAATCGCGCGAGGAATTCATCGCCATCATGAACGCGCTGGATTTGCCGAAGCCGGATATGCTCGAGGTCGCGGTGCCAGCCAACAAAAGGCTGGGGATAGAAGCCTACCCCCATGGCTGA
- a CDS encoding ATP-binding cassette domain-containing protein, translated as MIQLKNIKLFRGAKCLIEGASFQLHPGHKVGLTGANGAGKSSIFAMLRGELHPESGELDIPAHWTIAHVAQETPALADAAIEFTLDGDVELRQIEAALREAEAAGEGEKVGELHARLGEIDGYSARARAAELLHGLGFGPADLGRPVSDFSGGWRVRLNLARALMCRSDLLLLDEPTNHLDLDAVIWLENWLKDYRGTLLLISHDRDFLDAIVNHIAHIEQQTLTLYRGGYSDFERQRAERMAQQQANYERQQREVTHLQKYIDRFRAQATKARQAQSRIKMLERMELISAAHVDSPFSFSFREPLAAPDPLLVLDQADAGYASTLILQRIMLTLRPGERVGLLGRNGAGKSTLIKLLANAMPPLQGKRVEGKDLRLGYFAQHQLEQLRPDESPLQHMLRLDPETREQEHRNYLGGFDFRGDMATSAVGAFSGGEKSRLALALLIWQRPNLLLLDEPTNHLDLEMRHALTMALQDYQGGMVLVSHDRSLLRATCDRFLLVADGKVQEFDGDLEDYRHWLNKQRLRDKAKEEKDKPEAAPNARAQNKAERHARLQERRPLLKELEQIEKKMAVWQPEKNQLEQALAAPELYQEADKTRLYSLQKRQAELEQQLAQAEERWLTLQEQLEALPDIH; from the coding sequence TTGATTCAGCTAAAAAATATCAAACTGTTCCGGGGAGCTAAATGCCTGATCGAAGGCGCAAGCTTTCAGCTTCATCCCGGTCACAAAGTCGGCCTGACCGGTGCAAACGGCGCAGGAAAATCCAGCATATTCGCCATGTTGCGCGGCGAGCTGCATCCTGAATCTGGTGAGCTGGATATTCCCGCGCATTGGACAATTGCCCATGTCGCCCAGGAAACTCCGGCGCTTGCCGATGCCGCGATCGAATTCACCCTGGACGGCGATGTCGAGCTCAGGCAGATCGAGGCAGCGCTGCGCGAGGCCGAGGCTGCGGGAGAGGGGGAGAAGGTTGGTGAGCTGCATGCCCGCCTGGGAGAAATCGATGGTTATTCCGCGCGAGCACGCGCGGCGGAGCTGTTGCATGGGCTGGGTTTCGGACCGGCGGACCTGGGCAGGCCGGTTTCCGATTTCTCCGGCGGATGGCGCGTGCGACTCAATCTGGCCCGCGCACTGATGTGCCGCTCCGACTTGCTGCTGCTCGACGAGCCGACCAACCACCTCGACCTTGATGCCGTGATCTGGCTGGAAAACTGGCTCAAGGATTACCGCGGCACCTTGCTGCTGATCTCGCATGACCGCGATTTCCTCGATGCCATCGTCAACCACATCGCACATATCGAGCAGCAGACACTGACGCTTTATCGCGGCGGTTATTCTGATTTCGAGCGCCAGCGCGCCGAGCGCATGGCACAGCAACAAGCCAACTATGAACGTCAGCAGCGCGAAGTGACGCACTTGCAGAAATATATCGACCGCTTCCGTGCCCAGGCCACCAAGGCACGGCAGGCACAAAGCCGCATCAAGATGTTGGAGCGCATGGAGCTGATTAGCGCGGCGCATGTGGACAGCCCATTCAGCTTCAGCTTCCGCGAGCCGTTAGCGGCGCCAGATCCCTTGCTGGTATTGGACCAGGCCGATGCGGGTTATGCATCTACGCTGATATTGCAGCGCATCATGCTGACCTTGCGTCCCGGTGAACGGGTCGGCCTGCTTGGCCGTAACGGCGCGGGAAAATCCACGCTCATCAAGCTGCTTGCCAATGCCATGCCGCCATTGCAAGGCAAACGGGTGGAAGGCAAGGATTTGCGGCTTGGCTATTTCGCCCAGCATCAATTGGAGCAATTGCGTCCGGATGAGTCTCCCTTGCAGCACATGCTGCGCCTTGATCCCGAGACGCGCGAGCAGGAACACCGCAACTACCTGGGCGGGTTTGATTTCCGCGGCGACATGGCCACCAGCGCAGTCGGCGCGTTTTCCGGCGGTGAAAAATCCAGGCTGGCCTTGGCATTACTGATCTGGCAGCGTCCCAATCTGTTGCTGCTGGACGAGCCGACCAACCACCTCGACCTGGAAATGCGCCATGCCCTGACCATGGCCTTGCAGGATTACCAGGGCGGCATGGTGCTGGTGTCGCATGACCGTTCCCTGTTGCGTGCTACCTGTGACCGTTTCCTGCTGGTCGCGGATGGCAAGGTGCAGGAGTTTGATGGTGATCTGGAGGATTATCGCCACTGGCTCAACAAGCAGCGCCTGCGCGACAAGGCGAAGGAAGAAAAAGACAAACCAGAAGCGGCGCCCAATGCCCGCGCGCAGAACAAGGCAGAACGCCATGCACGGCTGCAGGAACGCAGGCCCCTGCTGAAGGAACTGGAGCAGATAGAAAAGAAAATGGCTGTCTGGCAGCCAGAAAAAAACCAATTGGAACAAGCCTTGGCCGCACCCGAGCTATACCAGGAAGCGGACAAGACGCGCTTGTACAGCTTGCAGAAGCGCCAGGCAGAGCTGGAACAGCAACTGGCGCAGGCAGAAGAGCGCTGGCTGACCTTGCAGGAACAGCTGGAAGCCTTGCCCGACATCCATTGA
- a CDS encoding zinc-binding dehydrogenase — MSHLEAASLTLVGGTVWEALVVRAALRVGESILIHGGVGGVGHVAIQVAKAMGARVFTTVREANFEFARTLGADVVIDYEKEDYVDAIMRETGGHGVDVVFDTIGGNTLSRSPDTLAQLGRIVTIVDTSLPQNLVQAWGKNASYHFVFTRQNRGKLDELSALIERGQLRPHIGAVYSLADIPLAHALLETPNNGLRGKIAIAVEPSSHTESA, encoded by the coding sequence TTGAGCCATCTTGAGGCGGCAAGTCTGACCCTGGTAGGAGGAACGGTATGGGAAGCACTGGTCGTGCGCGCCGCGTTACGAGTGGGAGAAAGCATCCTGATACACGGTGGTGTGGGCGGGGTGGGCCATGTAGCGATCCAAGTCGCAAAAGCCATGGGGGCCAGGGTGTTTACGACTGTGCGTGAAGCAAATTTTGAGTTCGCTCGAACCTTGGGGGCTGACGTGGTCATTGACTATGAAAAGGAGGACTATGTTGATGCCATTATGCGGGAAACGGGTGGTCATGGCGTCGATGTCGTATTCGACACCATCGGCGGTAACACGTTGTCGCGCAGCCCCGATACGCTGGCCCAACTTGGCCGCATTGTCACGATAGTAGACACTTCACTGCCACAAAACCTCGTTCAGGCCTGGGGCAAGAACGCAAGTTACCACTTCGTATTCACAAGACAGAATCGCGGCAAGCTTGATGAATTGAGCGCACTGATAGAGCGCGGTCAACTACGGCCACACATTGGCGCGGTCTATTCGCTAGCCGACATACCACTCGCCCATGCGCTATTGGAGACTCCCAATAATGGTCTCCGGGGAAAAATCGCGATTGCAGTAGAGCCATCGAGTCATACCGAAAGTGCATAA
- a CDS encoding Crp/Fnr family transcriptional regulator: MDALSDYLRQQPAFKRHKPEEIAFINTFKLRQLNMPAGKTVVKEGASSPQLYTLLDGWAYRYRTLKNGNRQILNFLLPGDLIGLQQNLLENSGSSVQSLTPISLCELDKSKLWSLYQHHPALAYDITWLCAQEEQIVDENLINVGMRNGMEKIAMLLLHLYKRYKSIYPATSKTIPFPLTQQEIADALGLSLAHTNKTLHKLEKLGLHHLRNNLLTIYDEKMLASLADYFHTPLKPRPLLC; this comes from the coding sequence ATGGATGCACTCAGTGACTACCTGCGCCAGCAACCGGCCTTCAAACGCCACAAGCCAGAGGAAATCGCCTTCATCAATACATTCAAGCTACGCCAGCTCAACATGCCTGCGGGCAAGACGGTCGTAAAGGAAGGCGCCAGCTCCCCCCAGCTCTATACCCTGCTTGACGGCTGGGCTTATCGGTATCGCACACTCAAGAACGGCAACCGCCAGATCCTCAACTTTCTGCTGCCTGGCGACCTGATCGGGCTGCAGCAGAACCTGCTGGAAAACAGCGGCAGTAGCGTGCAATCGTTGACGCCCATCAGCCTGTGCGAGCTGGACAAGAGCAAGCTCTGGTCGCTCTATCAGCACCACCCGGCGCTGGCCTACGACATTACTTGGCTATGCGCTCAGGAAGAACAAATCGTCGATGAGAACCTGATCAATGTCGGCATGCGCAACGGCATGGAAAAAATTGCCATGCTGCTGCTGCACCTCTACAAGCGATACAAATCCATCTACCCTGCCACCAGCAAGACCATTCCCTTTCCCCTCACACAACAGGAAATTGCCGATGCGCTGGGATTGTCACTGGCCCATACCAACAAAACGCTGCACAAACTGGAGAAGCTCGGGCTGCATCACCTACGCAACAATCTGCTGACTATCTATGATGAGAAAATGCTGGCCAGCCTGGCGGATTACTTCCACACACCGTTGAAACCGCGCCCTCTACTTTGCTGA
- a CDS encoding peptide chain release factor 3 codes for MSSFSSEVQRRRTFAIISHPDAGKTTLTEKLLWFGGAIQVAGEVRGRKAARHATSDWMELEKQRGISVTSSVMQFPYREHMINLLDTPGHDDFSEDTYRTLTAVDSAVMVIDSVNGVEAQTIKLLNVCRMRDTPILTFINKLDRESRAPIELLDEIESTLGMQCAPMTWPIGMGKSFRGVYHLYNDTISFFDPHAEKGTAEIIQGLDNPRLDELIGAQADDLRVDVELVRGASNAFDKQAYLDGKQTPVFFGSAINNFGVQSLLDAVVELSPPPLPRNTASRVVEPTEEKFSGFVFKIQANMDPKHRDRIAFLRICSGRFERGMKIKQVATGKTLSVNNAITFMAQDRTTMDEAYSGDIIGIPNHGTVKLGDTFTEGENLKFIGIPSFAPEYFRRARIKNPMKMKQLQIGLKQLAEEGASQLFRPLLSNDLILGAIGLLQFDVVAHRLEHEYGVDVAFENYDCATARWLRGSDADLKAIADKYGFNVALDGNEEYVYLAPNRVNLQMAQERYPDIEFLETREIF; via the coding sequence ATGTCCAGTTTCAGCTCAGAAGTCCAGCGCCGTCGCACTTTCGCGATTATTTCCCACCCGGATGCGGGTAAAACCACGTTGACCGAGAAGCTGCTCTGGTTCGGCGGCGCCATCCAGGTCGCAGGCGAAGTGCGCGGACGCAAGGCGGCACGCCATGCCACCTCGGACTGGATGGAACTGGAAAAGCAGCGCGGCATTTCCGTCACATCGTCAGTGATGCAGTTCCCCTACCGCGAGCACATGATCAACCTGCTCGACACGCCGGGCCACGACGATTTCTCGGAAGACACTTACCGTACGCTTACCGCAGTGGATTCTGCCGTGATGGTGATCGACTCTGTCAACGGCGTGGAGGCCCAGACCATCAAGCTGCTCAACGTCTGCCGCATGCGCGACACGCCCATCCTCACCTTCATCAACAAGCTGGACCGCGAATCGCGCGCGCCGATTGAATTATTGGACGAGATCGAATCCACGCTGGGCATGCAGTGCGCCCCGATGACCTGGCCGATCGGCATGGGCAAGAGCTTCCGCGGCGTCTACCATTTGTACAACGACACTATCAGCTTCTTCGATCCGCATGCTGAGAAGGGTACCGCCGAAATCATCCAGGGCCTGGACAATCCACGCCTGGACGAACTGATCGGCGCACAGGCCGATGACCTGCGCGTGGATGTGGAACTGGTGCGCGGCGCCTCCAATGCCTTCGACAAGCAAGCTTATCTCGACGGCAAGCAAACGCCGGTGTTCTTCGGCTCGGCTATCAACAACTTCGGGGTGCAGTCCCTGCTCGACGCCGTAGTAGAGCTTTCCCCGCCCCCGCTGCCGCGCAATACCGCCAGCCGCGTGGTTGAGCCGACGGAGGAAAAATTCTCCGGCTTCGTGTTCAAGATCCAGGCCAACATGGACCCCAAGCACCGCGACCGCATTGCTTTCCTGCGCATCTGCTCGGGCCGCTTCGAGCGCGGCATGAAGATCAAGCAGGTCGCGACAGGCAAGACACTGTCGGTGAACAACGCCATCACCTTCATGGCACAGGACCGCACGACCATGGACGAAGCCTATTCCGGCGACATCATCGGTATCCCCAACCATGGCACAGTCAAGCTGGGGGACACCTTTACTGAAGGCGAAAACCTCAAGTTCATCGGCATTCCGTCCTTTGCCCCTGAATATTTCCGCCGCGCACGCATCAAGAACCCGATGAAAATGAAGCAATTGCAGATCGGCCTCAAGCAACTAGCCGAGGAAGGCGCTTCGCAATTGTTCCGCCCGCTACTTTCCAATGACTTGATCCTCGGCGCCATCGGCTTGTTGCAGTTCGACGTAGTGGCACACCGCCTGGAACATGAATACGGCGTGGACGTCGCATTCGAGAATTACGATTGCGCCACCGCACGCTGGCTACGTGGATCTGATGCCGACCTCAAGGCAATTGCCGACAAATACGGCTTCAACGTCGCGCTGGACGGCAATGAGGAATACGTCTACCTCGCTCCCAACCGCGTCAACCTGCAAATGGCACAGGAACGCTATCCCGACATCGAGTTTCTCGAAACCCGCGAGATTTTCTGA